Proteins from a genomic interval of Marmoricola sp. OAE513:
- a CDS encoding acyl-CoA synthetase, which yields MGTEFNLAQVFSTVAAVVPDQEALVWRDRRLTYGVMDARISGVAHYLASQGIGRHTSRADLAGHEIGQDTVGLYLRNGNEYPEAMLAAYRAGGAAFNINYMYVEEELIYLLNDAAPTALVFHAEFAPRVAALLDKVPSLRVLIQVADETGNALLPGAVDYETVVSTPAVPLPEPLGEDAFLLYTGGTTGMPKGVIWRQHDIYVAAMGGRPFGSPDPFTSYDEIAEAARNAGGGIRLLMTAPFMHGAAQWSTFHMFTGGGRVVLPDNIMNMDAVDWLRTTEREGVMSIPVVGDAMARPLIDEIERGDYDLSGLAAINNGGAPISPTVRHRIHEALPNILILDAVGSSETGIQMNHYSAAGAEAETAVFNPEADTTVVDDARSRALTPGEGGGWLARRGLVPLGYLGDAEKTARTFPVIDGVRYSVPGDRAELLEDGRIRLLGRDAVTINSGGEKIFAEEVERALAAHPDISDVIVAGRPSERWGSEVVAIVALREGSTATDEELIAEAAHHVARYKLPKAIVRRPSIARSPSGKADYRWAKEQAAAD from the coding sequence GTGGGCACCGAGTTCAACCTCGCGCAGGTCTTCTCGACCGTCGCTGCCGTCGTCCCCGACCAGGAGGCCCTGGTCTGGCGCGACCGCAGGCTCACCTACGGCGTCATGGACGCGCGCATCTCCGGTGTCGCCCACTACCTGGCGTCCCAGGGCATCGGACGGCACACCTCCCGCGCCGACCTCGCAGGTCACGAGATCGGCCAGGACACCGTCGGGCTCTACCTCCGCAACGGCAACGAGTACCCGGAGGCGATGCTCGCGGCGTACCGGGCCGGCGGGGCGGCGTTCAACATCAACTACATGTACGTCGAGGAGGAGCTGATCTACCTCCTCAACGACGCCGCACCCACCGCGCTCGTCTTCCATGCCGAGTTCGCGCCCCGGGTCGCGGCGCTGCTGGACAAGGTGCCCTCGCTGCGGGTGCTGATCCAGGTCGCCGACGAGACCGGCAACGCCCTGCTGCCCGGCGCCGTGGACTACGAGACCGTCGTGAGCACCCCCGCCGTACCGCTGCCCGAGCCGCTCGGCGAGGACGCCTTCCTGCTCTACACCGGCGGCACCACCGGCATGCCCAAGGGTGTGATCTGGCGCCAGCACGACATCTATGTCGCCGCCATGGGCGGACGGCCGTTCGGTTCTCCCGACCCGTTCACGTCGTACGACGAGATCGCCGAGGCGGCGCGCAACGCCGGCGGCGGCATCCGGCTGCTGATGACCGCGCCGTTCATGCACGGGGCTGCCCAGTGGTCGACCTTCCACATGTTCACCGGTGGCGGTCGCGTCGTGCTGCCGGACAACATCATGAACATGGACGCCGTCGACTGGCTGCGCACCACCGAGCGCGAGGGCGTGATGAGCATCCCCGTCGTCGGCGACGCGATGGCCCGCCCCCTGATCGACGAGATCGAGCGCGGCGACTACGACCTCTCCGGACTCGCCGCGATCAACAACGGTGGCGCCCCGATCTCCCCCACCGTGCGGCACCGGATCCACGAGGCGCTGCCGAACATCCTCATCCTCGACGCGGTCGGCTCTTCGGAGACCGGCATCCAGATGAACCACTACTCCGCAGCCGGCGCCGAGGCGGAGACCGCGGTCTTCAACCCGGAGGCCGACACGACCGTGGTCGACGACGCACGCAGCCGGGCGCTCACGCCGGGCGAGGGTGGCGGCTGGCTGGCGCGGCGCGGCCTGGTGCCGCTGGGCTACCTGGGCGACGCCGAGAAGACCGCGCGAACCTTCCCGGTCATCGACGGCGTCCGCTACTCGGTGCCCGGTGACCGTGCCGAGCTGCTCGAGGACGGTCGGATCCGGCTGCTCGGGCGCGATGCGGTCACCATCAACTCCGGTGGCGAGAAGATCTTCGCCGAGGAGGTCGAGCGGGCGCTGGCCGCGCACCCCGACATCAGCGACGTCATCGTCGCCGGGCGCCCCTCGGAGCGCTGGGGCAGCGAGGTCGTCGCGATCGTCGCTCTCCGCGAGGGCAGCACGGCCACCGACGAGGAGCTGATCGCCGAGGCAGCCCACCACGTGGCCCGGTACAAGCTGCCGAAGGCCATCGTCCGCCGCCCCTCGATCGCACGGTCGCCGTCCGGGAAGGCCGACTACAGGTGGGCGAAGGAGCAGGCCGCAGCCGACTAG
- a CDS encoding MFS transporter codes for MRFSTYADLARNRVVRRILVLGLFVRIPIWAAGVVLTLHVVDHLDLSYGAAGAVDMVYSLALAISSPWRGRRLDRIGLRASLVPSIVVMTVCWSIAPWVGYWPLLVLVAVGGLFMMPTFSIVRQVLIGAVPDAQRTAVLSVDSVVVEFSFMIGPVLGVLGAVYLPTPIALLGFQLLAVLGGIALWIENPPLGVDPSENDGSAKPRVREWLSPAVVGILLIAVTATVILTGEDLGTIAAMREMGHASSIGWVLALWGLGSAVGGIVYGALHKHPPASILLVLLAGSTTLVAFAEGRFLFTVALFVSGLFCAPTITATIDDLTRAVPARVRGEVMGWHGSALTLGGAAGAPIVGFAVDHGGWERGFEVAGLVGLAMALAGLVLQAGRSRRVAEVTDSPDSVPEAELGTRTP; via the coding sequence ATGCGCTTCTCGACGTACGCCGACCTGGCTCGCAACCGGGTCGTACGTCGGATCCTCGTCCTCGGGCTGTTCGTGCGCATCCCGATCTGGGCCGCTGGCGTGGTCTTGACCCTGCACGTGGTCGACCACCTCGACCTGTCCTACGGGGCCGCCGGCGCCGTCGACATGGTGTACTCGCTGGCGCTCGCGATCAGCAGTCCCTGGCGCGGCCGGCGCCTGGACCGGATCGGCCTGCGGGCCTCGCTGGTGCCCTCGATCGTGGTGATGACCGTGTGCTGGTCGATCGCCCCGTGGGTCGGTTACTGGCCGCTGCTGGTGCTCGTTGCGGTGGGCGGGCTCTTCATGATGCCGACGTTCTCGATCGTGCGTCAGGTCCTCATCGGCGCTGTCCCCGACGCCCAGCGCACGGCAGTGCTGTCGGTCGACTCGGTCGTCGTGGAGTTCTCCTTCATGATCGGGCCTGTGCTCGGCGTTCTCGGGGCGGTGTACCTGCCGACGCCGATCGCCCTTCTCGGTTTCCAGCTCTTGGCGGTCCTCGGTGGGATCGCGCTCTGGATCGAGAATCCGCCGCTGGGGGTCGACCCGTCTGAGAACGACGGCAGCGCCAAGCCGCGGGTCCGCGAGTGGCTGTCCCCCGCGGTCGTCGGGATCCTGCTCATCGCGGTGACCGCGACCGTGATCCTCACCGGCGAGGACCTCGGCACGATCGCTGCGATGCGCGAGATGGGTCATGCCAGCTCCATCGGTTGGGTGCTGGCACTGTGGGGACTCGGGTCCGCCGTCGGCGGCATCGTGTACGGCGCCCTGCACAAGCACCCGCCCGCCAGCATCCTGCTGGTGCTGCTCGCCGGGTCGACCACGCTGGTGGCCTTCGCCGAGGGCCGGTTCCTGTTCACCGTCGCACTGTTCGTCTCCGGCCTTTTCTGCGCTCCGACGATCACCGCCACCATCGACGACCTGACCCGGGCGGTGCCGGCACGCGTGCGTGGCGAGGTGATGGGCTGGCACGGGTCGGCGCTCACGCTCGGTGGTGCAGCCGGTGCTCCGATCGTCGGCTTCGCCGTCGACCACGGCGGCTGGGAGCGCGGCTTCGAGGTGGCCGGTCTGGTCGGGCTGGCGATGGCCTTGGCCGGCTTGGTGCTCCAGGCCGGCAGGAGCCGCCGGGTGGCTGAGGTGACGGACTCGCCGGACAGCGTGCCCGAGGCGGAGCTGGGTACCAGGACGCCATGA
- a CDS encoding MOSC N-terminal beta barrel domain-containing protein translates to MNVGTVVELWRYPVKSMGGESLDTAAVDRRALHADRMWAVRDLELDAVTTARRLPQLLGCSARYVEEPASGVGPGDVADVVVTFPDGTQISSVDRDSMDARLTELVGKHVALVPLPPLHDKAAYRGVLASKKDIRGQFGIAEDEPLPDLSMFPLRKLAELSIYATPIGIFADAYPLHVVTTASLRTMATYGGDFDVRRFRPNIVVDTDVEGLAEQDWIGGTLHAGGVSAAIAIPTVRCTVPLREQPGVSADPAVVRSISQHGDRCFGVYAEVADPGTVRVGDAVTLDMPERGAVAESLGRLADRFKRNALRTGNKLLPR, encoded by the coding sequence ATGAACGTCGGCACCGTCGTTGAGCTCTGGCGCTACCCGGTCAAGTCGATGGGTGGCGAGTCGCTCGACACCGCCGCTGTCGACCGCCGCGCCCTGCACGCGGACCGGATGTGGGCAGTGCGCGACCTGGAGCTGGATGCGGTCACCACCGCGCGGCGACTGCCGCAGCTGCTGGGCTGCTCGGCCCGGTACGTCGAGGAGCCGGCCTCGGGGGTCGGGCCGGGCGACGTCGCCGACGTCGTCGTCACCTTCCCGGACGGCACGCAGATCAGCAGCGTCGACCGGGACAGCATGGATGCTCGGCTCACCGAGCTCGTCGGCAAGCACGTCGCGCTCGTCCCGCTGCCACCGCTGCACGACAAGGCGGCGTACCGAGGTGTGCTGGCGTCGAAGAAGGACATCCGCGGCCAGTTCGGCATCGCCGAGGACGAACCGCTGCCGGACCTCTCGATGTTCCCGCTGCGCAAGCTCGCCGAGCTGTCGATCTACGCCACGCCGATCGGCATCTTCGCCGACGCCTACCCGCTGCACGTCGTGACGACCGCGAGCCTGCGGACGATGGCGACGTACGGCGGGGACTTCGACGTACGCCGCTTCCGGCCGAACATCGTCGTCGACACCGATGTCGAGGGGCTCGCCGAGCAGGACTGGATCGGCGGAACACTGCACGCGGGCGGGGTCAGTGCCGCGATCGCGATTCCGACCGTCCGGTGCACGGTGCCCCTGCGCGAGCAGCCCGGCGTATCGGCCGACCCCGCCGTGGTGCGGTCGATCTCCCAGCACGGCGACCGCTGCTTCGGGGTGTACGCCGAGGTGGCCGACCCTGGCACCGTGCGGGTCGGCGATGCCGTCACCCTTGACATGCCGGAGCGGGGAGCCGTCGCCGAGTCGCTCGGTCGACTGGCGGACCGGTTCAAGCGGAACGCGTTGCGGACCGGCAACAAGCTGCTGCCGCGCTGA
- a CDS encoding homocysteine S-methyltransferase family protein, which translates to MAGSDLLAGSGWVTDGGLETDLIFNHGVDLPEFASFPLVEDADGAALLRRYYADYAAIAGGAGAGLLLETPTWRANPDWGKVLGYDVGGLDRANRAAVDLARAAATASGLDRSLISGVVGPRGDGYLAGGEDPDEAAEYHAAQVRSFAAAGTDLIHAMTMTGPAEGIGVVRAARDSGLPVAVSFTVETDGLLPDGSTLEATLNRLENEAPADWYGVNCAHPTHVLPALDGGAWQELLQFFRPNASTMSHAELDEMEVLDAGDLGVLASSANTLRTQVPSVTVLGGCCGTDSRHVAALWGA; encoded by the coding sequence GTGGCGGGCTCTGACCTGCTCGCCGGCTCCGGCTGGGTGACCGACGGTGGCCTGGAGACCGACCTGATCTTCAACCACGGGGTCGATCTCCCGGAGTTCGCTTCGTTCCCGCTCGTCGAGGACGCCGACGGCGCCGCGCTGCTGAGGCGTTACTACGCCGACTACGCAGCCATTGCGGGTGGAGCGGGCGCCGGTCTGCTCCTGGAGACGCCGACCTGGCGGGCGAACCCCGACTGGGGGAAGGTGCTCGGCTACGACGTGGGCGGCCTGGACCGAGCCAACCGTGCCGCGGTCGATCTCGCGCGTGCTGCTGCGACGGCGTCCGGGCTCGACCGGTCTCTGATCAGTGGGGTCGTCGGCCCTCGGGGCGACGGGTACCTGGCCGGCGGGGAGGACCCGGACGAAGCAGCCGAGTACCACGCCGCGCAGGTGCGGTCTTTCGCTGCTGCCGGAACCGACCTGATCCACGCGATGACGATGACCGGGCCGGCCGAGGGGATCGGGGTGGTGCGCGCTGCCCGGGACTCAGGTCTGCCGGTGGCCGTCTCGTTCACCGTCGAGACCGACGGACTGCTGCCCGACGGCAGCACGCTCGAGGCCACGCTGAACCGGCTGGAGAACGAAGCTCCGGCGGACTGGTACGGCGTGAACTGCGCGCACCCGACGCACGTGCTGCCAGCGCTGGACGGCGGCGCCTGGCAGGAGCTTCTCCAGTTCTTCCGGCCGAACGCGTCCACGATGTCGCACGCCGAGCTCGACGAGATGGAAGTCCTGGACGCGGGCGACCTCGGCGTGCTGGCGTCCTCTGCGAACACCTTGCGGACGCAGGTGCCGTCGGTCACCGTGCTCGGCGGGTGCTGCGGCACCGACAGTCGTCACGTGGCGGCGCTGTGGGGCGCTTGA